Proteins encoded by one window of Rutidosis leptorrhynchoides isolate AG116_Rl617_1_P2 chromosome 7, CSIRO_AGI_Rlap_v1, whole genome shotgun sequence:
- the LOC139859331 gene encoding uncharacterized mitochondrial protein AtMg00810-like: protein MTDLGPLNYFLGIHATRTTSGMFLSQKQYAHENIERASMPTCHPCRTPVEPGAKLTSHGPPVQDPTLYRSLAGALQYLTFTRPDISYVVQQICLFMHDPREQYMHALKRIIRYIQGTTELGLQLYTSSPTTLVAYSDADWAGCPTTRRSTSGYCIFLGNNLLSWSSKRQTTPSRSSAEAEYRGVANAVAETCWVRNLLRELHCPLTSATLVYCDNVSSVYLSSNPVQHQRTKHIEIDIHFVRDLVAQGQVRVLHVPSRYQFADIFTKGLPFALFDEFRSSLSIRRTPAPTAGGC, encoded by the coding sequence ATGACCGATTTGGGACCCTTGAACTACTTCCTTGGGATTCACGCCACTCGTACTACATCAGGCATGTTCCTCTCCCAGAAACAGTACGCTCACGAGAATATTGAGCGGGCCAGTATGCCAACTTGTCATCCCTGCAGGACCCCAGTTGAACCGGGTGCTAAACTTACTAGTCACGGCCCTCCTGTTCAGGACCCGACTCTCTATCGGAGCCTTGCAGGAGCATTGCAGTATCTCACGTTTACTCGACCAGACATCTCATATGTCGTTCAGCAGATATGTCTCTTCATGCATGATCCTCGGGAGCAGTACATGCACGCCCTTAAGCGGATTATTCGCTATATCCAGGGAACCACTGAGCTTGGTTTACAGTTGTATACCTCTTCTCCCACTACCTTGGTTGCCTACTCTGACGCTGATTGGGCAGGTTGCCCCACTACCAGACGATCTACCTCCGGATATTGTATTTTTCTTGGTAACAACCTTCTCTCATGGTCATCTAAGCGGCAAACCACGCCCTCTCGCTCCAGTGCAGAAGCAGAGTATCGTGGAGTTGCCAATGCGGTTGCAGAGACTTGCTGGGTCCGTAACCTTCTTCGAGAGCTTCATTGTCCTCTCACCTCAGCCACTTTGGTATATTGTGATAATGTCAGCTCAGTCTACCTATCTAGTAATCCGGTTCAGCACCAGCGGACTAAGCATATTGAGATCGACATTCACTTCGTTCGTGATCTAGTTGCTCAGGGACAGGTACGGGTTCTACATGTTCCATCCAGATATCAGTTtgcagacatcttcaccaaaggtctcCCATTCGCTTTGTTTGATGAGTTTCGATCCAGTTTAAGCATTCGGCgtactcccgctccaactgcggggggatgttag